Proteins from a genomic interval of Zingiber officinale cultivar Zhangliang chromosome 1B, Zo_v1.1, whole genome shotgun sequence:
- the LOC121982112 gene encoding 26S proteasome regulatory subunit 4 homolog, translating into MGQGTPGGMGKQGHPGDRKHDGDKKDKKFEPAAPPSRVGRKQRKQKGPDAAARIPTVTPLSKCRLRLLKLDRIKDYLLMEEEFVANQERLRPQEEKNEEDRSKVDDLRGSPMSVGNLEELIDENHAIVSSSVGPEYYVSILSFVDKDQLEPGCAILMHNKVLSVVGLLQDEVDPMVSVMKVEKAPLESYADIGGLDSQIQEIKEAVELPLTHPELYEDIGIRPPKGVILYGEPGTGKTLLAKAVANSTSATFLRVVGSELIQKYLGDGPKLVRELFRVADDLSPSIVFIDEIDAVGTKRYDAHSGGEREIQRTMLELLNQLDGFDSRGDVKVILATNRIESLDPALLRPGRIDRKIEFPLPDIKTRRRIFQIHTSRMTLADDVNLEEFVMTKDEFSGADIKAICTEAGLLALRERRMKVTHADFKKAKEKVMFKKKEGVPEGLYM; encoded by the exons ATGGGTCAGGGAACCCCCGGTGGGATGGGGAAGCAGGGGCACCCTGGCGATCGCAAGCACGACGGCGATAAGAAGGACAAGAAGTTCGAACCAGCGGCGCCACCCTCTCGTGTCGGTCGCAAGCAGCGCAAGCAGAAAGGCCCTGATGCCGCTGCCCGAATTCCCACCGTCACTCCCCTCTCGAAGTGCCGCCTCCGCCTCCTCAAGCTCGACCGCATCAAGGATTATCTCCTCATGGAGGAGGAGTTCGTTGCTAACCAGGAACGTCTCCGTCCCCAGGAGGAGAAGAACGAGGAGGACCGATCCAAGGTGGACGACCTTCGGGGTTCGCCCATGAGCGTGGGGAACCTCGAGGAGCTTATTGATGAGAACCATGCCATCGTCTCCTCGTCCGTCGGGCCGGAGTATTACGTTAGCATCCTTTCTTTTGTCGACAAGGATCAGCTGGAACCTGGCTGTGCCATCCTTATGCACAATAAG GTCCTATCAGTTGTTGGTCTCCTTCAGGATGAAGTTGATCCAATGGTTTCTGTCATGAAAGTTGAAAAAGCACCTTTGGAATCATATGCTGATATTGGTGGCTTAGATTCACAAATTCAAGAAATTAAAGAAGCTGTTGAACTTCCTCTGACTCATCCTGAACTATATGAAGATATTGGCATTAGGCCTCCGAAGGGTGTCATACTATATGGGGAACCTGGAACTGGTAAAACTTTGCTCGCGAAG GCTGTAGCTAACTCAACATCAGCAACTTTCTTGCGTGTTGTTGGTAGTGAGTTAATTCAGAAATATTTGGGTGATGGCCCGAAACTTGTTCGAGAACTATTTAGAGTTGCAGATGACCTTTCTCCTTCAATAGTGTTCATCGATGAGATAGATGCAGTTGGAACCAAAAG ATATGATGCTCATTCTGGTGGTGAACGTGAAATACAAAGGACTATGTTGGAGTTGCTGAATCAGTTAGATGGGTTTGACTCAAGGGGTGATGTTAAGGTCATTCTTGCTACCAACAGAATTGAAAGTCTGGATCCAGCCTTACTCCGTCCAGGTCGGATAGATAGGAAGATCGAATTCCCACTGCCAGATATTAAAACAAGAAGGAGAATTTTTCAA ATACATACTTCTAGAATGACGCTGGCAGATGATGTCAACCTGGAAGAATTTGTCATGACAAAGGATGAATTTTCTGGAGCTGATATCAAAGCAATCTGTACTGAGGCTGGTTTGCTAGCTTTAAGAGAGCGTAGAATGAAG GTTACTCATGCAGACTTCAAGAAGGCCAAAGAAAAGGTAATGTttaagaagaaggaaggagtgcCAGAGGGACTCTACATGTGA
- the LOC122003499 gene encoding uncharacterized protein LOC122003499, giving the protein MRLGFWVLFLFSFWMVNDASFIMRRPMAESESQLPMPVKLEVEDQLEDEHGPYNKRMKSDHPSLQELEICTSMPPTDVLMQHNLPNQSGPLGLRLPKSPSFLELLQVLLSQQHDATVNSFHDNNAITKEEVEKKETKPTACAGAVATIEKMKASNFPASLLKIGTWEYASRYEGDLVAKCYFAKRKLVWEILKGGLKSKIEIQWSDIASLRALCPEDGPATLDVVLSRQPLFFREINPQPRKHTVWQATTDFTEGQASLHRQHFLQCPQALLGKHLEKIMQFDPRLRLLSQEQDFALENPYFESKCSVFEDLDNSKHHSFGILNDKLHDAAIHCVDEPSASLDNFVDQTGEQYISKADMDELVQTLFSDCQTPASDEKLIMSKVDSLCCLLQNEERSSANQSNDAYDGNISTEWEFNNNDGSINTTSMSTEISGREMMMHLPHMFPTMWLPYDDNLQEDNEYERFILK; this is encoded by the exons ATGCGCTTAGGGTTCTgggttcttttcttgttttcgtTTTGGATGGTTAATGACGCCAGTTTCATTATGCGACGGCCGATGGCCGAGTCGGAATCGCAACTGCCGATGCCGGTGAAACTAGAGGTGGAAGATCAATTGGAAGATGAACACGGTCCTTACAACAAAAGAATGAAGTCCGATCATCCTTCTCTCCAGGAG TTGGAAATTTGCACGAGTATGCCTCCAACCGATGTGTTGATGCAACATAACCTACCAAATCAGTCCGGTCCGTTGGGTCTTCGCCTCCCGAAGAGTCCATCATTTCTGGAACTTCTTCAGGTGCTATTGTCCCAACAACATGATGCGACTGTCAATTCTTTCCACGACAATAATGCCATCACAAAAGAAGAGGTGgagaagaaagaaactaagcCTACTGCATGTGCAGGTGCTGTGGCTACCATTGAAAAGATGAAAGCCTCAAATTTTCCTGCTTCCTTGTTGAAGATTGGAACTTGGGAG TATGCATCAAGGTATGAAGGAGATCTAGTAGCCAAGTGCTATTTCGCAAAGCGGAAACTTGTATGGGAGATCCTTAAAGGTGGTCTCAAAAGCAAGATTGAAATCCAGTGGTCAGATATTGCATCTCTCAGAGCTCTATGCCCTGAAGATGGACCCGCGACTTTGGATGTAGTG CTGTCTAGGCAGCCCCTTTTCTTCAGAGAAATAAATCCACAGCCTAGGAAACACACAGTATGGCAGGCAACAACAGATTTCACTGAAGGGCAAGCAAGCCTTCATAG GCAGCATTTTCTGCAATGTCCACAAGCTTTGTTAGGCAAGCATTTGGAGAAGATCATGCAATTCGATCCACGTCTCCGGCTACTCAGTCAAGAACAAGACTTTGCTCTCGAAAATCCATATTTTGAATCAAAGTGCTCTGTGTTTGAAGATCTAGACAACTCTAAACACCATTCATTTGGCATACTGAATGATAAACTTCACGATGCTGCAATACATTGTGTTGACGAGCCATCTGCATCCCTCGACAACTTTGTAGATCAGACTGGAGAACAATACATCTCCAAGGCAGATATGGATGAGCTGGTTCAAACTCTTTTTAGCGATTGCCAAACCCCAGCCTCCGACGAGAAATTAATCATGTCGAAGGTGGATTCACTTTGCTGCTTGCTCCAGAATGAAGAAAGAAGTTCTGCTAATCAGAGTAATGATGCATACGATGGTAACATTTCAACTGAATGGGAGTTCAACAACAATGATGGCAGCATTAATACAACAAGCATGTCAACGGAAATCTCCGGTAGAGAAATGATGATGCATCTGCCTCACATGTTTCCGACGATGTGGCTCCCGTATGATGATAACCTTCAAGAGGACAATGAATATGAAAGGTTCATATTGAAGTAA